A DNA window from Mesotoga sp. BH458_6_3_2_1 contains the following coding sequences:
- a CDS encoding glycerophosphodiester phosphodiesterase family protein, with translation MNSRPLILGHRGMGTGVGENSLLSIVRAVQVGADGVELDVQLTGDGVLVVNHDSSLKRTLGVDVELRDTSFKRLKKMHLVNPEGITTLEKVYLELPETAFVNVEIKDPKAADLVVPLVKSFNAIDRTLFSSFYHACLRKVKEKEIRAKIGILVGEDARGKDPVKYFEELLKYEPFSLNLPVQLFDEIGFELGMRFIRFIRSRGVKIALWTLDDPGLLMKIRGEVDIIITDNLQGIIAALGGKSERR, from the coding sequence ATGAATTCCAGGCCTTTGATTCTCGGACACAGGGGAATGGGAACAGGTGTGGGGGAAAATTCCCTTCTTTCAATAGTAAGAGCAGTTCAAGTTGGCGCTGACGGAGTCGAACTGGATGTACAGCTCACTGGAGACGGAGTGCTTGTCGTAAACCACGACTCTAGTTTGAAAAGGACTCTGGGCGTAGATGTAGAGTTGAGAGACACGAGCTTCAAGAGGCTCAAGAAGATGCATCTAGTTAATCCCGAAGGAATTACGACTCTCGAAAAAGTCTATCTTGAGCTTCCTGAAACGGCTTTTGTCAATGTGGAGATCAAGGACCCCAAAGCGGCCGATCTTGTTGTTCCTCTTGTGAAGAGCTTTAACGCGATTGATAGGACACTCTTCTCATCTTTCTACCATGCATGTCTGAGAAAAGTGAAAGAAAAAGAAATTCGAGCAAAGATAGGTATTCTTGTTGGAGAAGATGCAAGAGGAAAGGATCCTGTAAAGTATTTCGAAGAGCTTCTCAAATACGAGCCTTTCTCTCTTAACCTACCCGTCCAGTTGTTTGATGAGATCGGTTTCGAGCTGGGAATGCGTTTCATCAGATTTATTAGAAGCAGAGGAGTGAAGATCGCGCTGTGGACTCTAGATGATCCCGGACTACTTATGAAGATCAGGGGTGAAGTTGACATAATAATTACCGACAATCTTCAAGGTATAATTGCTGCACTTGGAGGAAAAAGCGAAAGAAGGTGA
- a CDS encoding YdcF family protein, with amino-acid sequence MTALLYLEKFASAILTPPGLFILILLVIAAILIKKGEERRTKITGIVMIILCFFAYLLSTGFGTHLYLQPLENSYSVPRTVSGQAIVVLSGGIIISPEGQVLDNHTIARLSKAHEIHLQTKLPIIVTGSFMPGRSTSTVAELMRDWLLDHGVASARVIVEPRAQTTWENARYASDICSQFNWSNVVLVTSAVHMKRAVSSFEKFGLRVTPFPTDYMYDHTKLSYVDFLPNQGALNANLAALHEYFGQLRYLFKSP; translated from the coding sequence GTGACGGCGTTGCTGTATCTCGAGAAATTCGCTTCGGCTATTCTGACACCACCGGGACTTTTCATTCTCATTCTTCTAGTAATCGCAGCGATTCTAATAAAGAAGGGTGAAGAGAGAAGGACAAAAATCACGGGGATTGTAATGATTATCCTGTGCTTCTTCGCTTATCTTCTCTCTACAGGATTTGGAACACATCTGTATCTTCAGCCGCTGGAAAATTCATACTCCGTGCCCCGCACAGTGAGTGGACAGGCAATAGTGGTCTTGAGCGGCGGCATAATTATCTCTCCGGAAGGTCAAGTGCTGGATAATCATACCATTGCCCGGCTGTCAAAGGCTCATGAGATTCATCTTCAGACGAAACTTCCGATCATCGTGACGGGATCTTTCATGCCGGGGAGATCAACTTCAACAGTTGCCGAGCTGATGAGAGACTGGCTTCTCGATCACGGAGTTGCATCTGCCAGGGTCATTGTTGAACCTCGAGCTCAGACAACCTGGGAAAATGCGCGCTATGCTTCAGATATCTGCAGTCAATTCAACTGGTCAAACGTGGTTCTAGTTACTTCTGCCGTCCACATGAAAAGGGCAGTCAGTTCGTTCGAGAAGTTCGGTCTGAGAGTAACACCATTCCCGACTGATTACATGTATGACCACACTAAACTGAGCTATGTCGATTTTCTGCCAAACCAGGGTGCCTTAAATGCTAACTTAGCCGCCCTCCAT